A part of Gramella sp. MAR_2010_147 genomic DNA contains:
- the moaCB gene encoding bifunctional molybdenum cofactor biosynthesis protein MoaC/MoaB, which yields MVDITHKITTLREATAIAVVKTSSAKTIKAIQENRVPKGNVFEMAKAAGLLGVKKTPDLLPDCHPLPIEYTGIEYEINGLEIQISMKVKTIYKTGVEVEAMHGASIVALTMYDMLKPIDKNVEIGTIKLLKKKGGKSSFKVNTEGLTAKIIVCSDTISKGNGEDKAGITIISKLEEFGIKSEKVIIPDEADEIRSALNSAKADIVIFTGGTGVGPRDVTPETIELMLDLKLKGVEEQMRNYGQQRMPYAMLSRSVAGLKDEKVVLTLPGSTKAATECMDAIFPHVLHVFKVIEGKRHD from the coding sequence ATGGTTGATATTACCCATAAAATAACGACACTTAGGGAAGCTACTGCGATTGCCGTGGTAAAAACTTCCAGTGCAAAAACGATCAAAGCGATTCAGGAAAACAGGGTTCCAAAAGGCAATGTTTTTGAAATGGCGAAAGCCGCAGGATTACTGGGTGTTAAGAAAACTCCAGATCTCTTACCCGATTGTCATCCATTACCTATTGAATATACGGGGATCGAATATGAAATTAACGGTCTCGAGATCCAGATTTCGATGAAAGTCAAAACTATTTATAAGACAGGCGTGGAGGTAGAAGCCATGCATGGAGCTAGCATAGTGGCTTTGACGATGTATGACATGCTAAAGCCTATTGATAAGAATGTGGAGATAGGAACTATTAAACTTCTGAAAAAAAAGGGCGGGAAATCTTCCTTTAAAGTAAATACTGAAGGACTTACAGCAAAAATCATTGTTTGCTCTGATACGATTTCTAAAGGTAATGGCGAAGACAAAGCCGGGATAACGATTATTTCAAAACTTGAAGAATTTGGAATAAAATCTGAAAAAGTCATTATTCCTGATGAAGCTGATGAAATACGTTCAGCATTAAATTCAGCAAAAGCCGATATCGTAATTTTTACGGGAGGAACCGGAGTTGGGCCACGCGATGTTACACCGGAAACTATAGAGCTCATGCTGGATCTAAAACTAAAAGGAGTTGAGGAGCAAATGCGAAATTATGGACAGCAACGTATGCCATATGCAATGCTCTCAAGATCTGTAGCCGGACTTAAAGATGAAAAAGTAGTGCTGACACTGCCAGGATCTACCAAAGCAGCTACTGAATGTATGGATGCGATATTTCCGCATGTATTGCACGTTTTCAAAGTGATAGAAGGAAAGAGACATGATTAA
- a CDS encoding molybdopterin cofactor-binding domain-containing protein — MSKVKTGIGRRSFIKSVSVASGGLIIGFNWMACKGPAEEGSKEMAMQMPDEWFELNGYLKIGDNGIVTIYSPNPEIGQNVKTSMPMIVAEELDVDWNNVVVEQAPLNTEVFTRQLAGGSQSIRQGWESLRTAGATAKQMLLTAAAKKWEVPVSELSVADGIIKHANSDKSIGYGEIAKAAVDVEIPEEVELKDNDSFKIIGTSRKNVDAKKIVTGQPLYGLDTYKDGMLIAMIVQPPAFGMEFKSMDDEKVKEMPGIKDVFTIDTYPEDMEKEWSDVGAFSKLVVVVGESTWQVMQAKKELKVEWDLNPELTKEIEILEKSAGMDDASGLESSGIHASLMAGVGSKKSEIIRRDGDPEKAFKNAARVIERSYTCPFLAHNCMEPMNFFADVSGGKAQLLGPIQTPEYAEKSINKRLGFDLENIDIQMTRMGGGFGRRLYGHFLVEAAVISEKMGAPIKLVYSREDDMTNGVYRPAYHVTYRAALDASNKLTAFHVNAGGIPESPLFANRFPAGALDNYLAESWSLNSNISVGAFRAPRSNFIAGAEQSFLDELAEEMGEDPIQFRLDMLERAGNDPVGEENDYDAARYAGVLKMARDKSGWTNNNSGLSRGVSAYYCHNSYVAQILDMSVKNNEPLIDKVTCAVDCGIVVNPDAAKNMVEGGTIDGIGHALYSEMTFEDGVPQQSNFDKYRLIRHKEAPKKVDVHFVDNGIDPTGLGEPPFPPIQGALANALYKATGKRFYKQPFINELKTSSQDLKT; from the coding sequence ATGAGTAAAGTAAAAACAGGAATAGGCAGAAGGTCATTTATTAAAAGTGTTTCTGTTGCAAGTGGCGGATTGATCATAGGTTTTAACTGGATGGCCTGTAAAGGGCCGGCGGAAGAAGGCAGCAAGGAAATGGCAATGCAAATGCCCGATGAATGGTTTGAACTAAACGGATATTTAAAAATAGGAGATAATGGGATTGTCACTATTTATTCTCCCAATCCGGAGATAGGTCAGAATGTGAAGACTTCCATGCCTATGATCGTAGCTGAAGAACTGGATGTAGACTGGAATAATGTGGTCGTAGAACAAGCTCCGCTCAATACAGAAGTTTTTACTCGTCAGCTTGCGGGAGGAAGCCAGTCTATTCGCCAAGGATGGGAATCCTTAAGAACTGCAGGGGCTACAGCAAAACAAATGCTCTTAACTGCAGCTGCAAAAAAATGGGAAGTTCCGGTTTCTGAACTTTCAGTAGCAGATGGGATAATAAAGCATGCGAATAGCGATAAATCTATAGGTTATGGTGAGATCGCCAAAGCTGCAGTAGATGTGGAGATCCCTGAAGAAGTTGAGTTAAAAGACAATGATAGTTTTAAAATTATAGGAACATCCCGTAAAAATGTGGATGCTAAGAAAATAGTGACCGGCCAGCCGCTTTATGGTCTGGATACTTATAAAGACGGGATGCTTATCGCTATGATCGTGCAACCTCCCGCTTTCGGTATGGAATTCAAATCCATGGACGACGAAAAGGTGAAGGAGATGCCGGGGATAAAAGATGTTTTTACCATAGACACCTATCCCGAAGATATGGAAAAGGAATGGAGTGATGTGGGAGCTTTTTCTAAACTGGTTGTTGTGGTAGGTGAATCTACCTGGCAGGTGATGCAGGCTAAAAAAGAGTTGAAGGTAGAATGGGATCTAAATCCCGAACTAACCAAAGAAATTGAGATCCTGGAGAAATCTGCTGGAATGGATGATGCCAGCGGATTAGAAAGCAGTGGGATCCATGCTTCATTAATGGCCGGAGTGGGTTCTAAAAAATCTGAAATAATAAGAAGGGATGGCGATCCTGAAAAAGCATTTAAAAATGCCGCTCGTGTAATTGAACGTTCGTATACCTGCCCGTTTCTTGCGCATAATTGTATGGAACCAATGAACTTTTTTGCAGATGTTAGCGGTGGTAAAGCTCAATTATTGGGTCCTATCCAAACTCCGGAATATGCCGAAAAAAGCATCAATAAACGCTTAGGATTTGATCTTGAGAATATAGACATTCAAATGACCCGTATGGGTGGTGGATTTGGTCGCAGGCTGTATGGTCACTTTTTAGTGGAAGCTGCAGTGATTTCTGAAAAAATGGGAGCTCCAATAAAACTTGTGTATTCAAGAGAGGATGACATGACCAATGGTGTGTACCGCCCGGCCTATCATGTAACCTATCGTGCAGCCCTTGATGCTAGTAATAAGCTGACGGCTTTTCATGTAAATGCGGGAGGAATTCCTGAAAGTCCGCTTTTTGCTAATCGATTTCCGGCAGGAGCTTTAGATAATTATCTAGCTGAAAGCTGGTCGTTGAATTCTAATATTTCTGTGGGTGCATTTAGGGCACCTCGTTCCAATTTTATTGCCGGGGCTGAACAATCATTTTTGGATGAACTTGCAGAAGAAATGGGAGAAGATCCTATTCAATTCAGACTGGATATGCTGGAACGTGCAGGAAATGATCCTGTGGGAGAAGAAAATGACTATGATGCCGCCCGTTATGCAGGTGTATTAAAAATGGCTCGTGATAAATCTGGATGGACTAATAACAATTCCGGCCTAAGTCGCGGCGTTTCTGCTTACTATTGCCATAATTCCTATGTGGCCCAGATTCTTGATATGTCAGTAAAAAACAACGAACCTTTAATAGATAAAGTGACCTGTGCGGTAGACTGCGGAATTGTGGTAAATCCCGATGCGGCTAAAAATATGGTAGAGGGTGGAACCATAGACGGAATTGGCCATGCCCTTTACAGCGAAATGACCTTTGAAGATGGAGTACCACAACAGAGTAATTTTGATAAATACAGGCTCATACGTCACAAAGAAGCGCCAAAAAAGGTGGATGTTCATTTTGTTGATAATGGTATAGACCCTACAGGTTTAGGGGAACCACCTTTTCCACCTATTCAGGGGGCTTTGGCAAATGCACTTTATAAGGCAACCGGAAAAAGATTTTATAAGCAGCCATTTATAAATGAACTGAAAACAAGCAGCCAGGATTTGAAAACCTGA
- a CDS encoding MoaD/ThiS family protein translates to MKVRVKYFGMIAESAGRNEEILELEQGFSLKKLKNQQVQKYQIIDPDSVQLAVNQNLNKEVELKDGDEVAFLPPFAGG, encoded by the coding sequence ATGAAAGTAAGGGTGAAATATTTTGGGATGATCGCAGAATCAGCTGGCAGAAATGAAGAAATTCTGGAGCTGGAACAGGGATTTTCACTTAAAAAGCTAAAGAATCAACAGGTTCAGAAATATCAGATCATTGATCCAGATTCGGTACAGCTTGCGGTAAATCAAAATTTAAATAAGGAAGTTGAACTAAAAGATGGCGATGAGGTCGCGTTTTTACCGCCATTTGCCGGAGGATAA
- a CDS encoding nucleotidyltransferase family protein, translating to MIQHAKIGVVILAAGSSSRLGYAKQLVEFNGKSLLQNAIDTSCSIGFKTNILLLGARAEEIISSIDPKDFEIVINKQWREGMSGSIKEALNRSLELYQDLQHLLILVSDQPFICKESLEKLIEVQLKSKSPATFSEYVGNVGVPAIFSAEVFPYLNELKGDQGAKKLIMDHKIDFKTVKFEKGNFDVDTQEDVELLKKMKNE from the coding sequence TTGATACAACATGCTAAAATAGGGGTGGTGATTCTTGCTGCAGGTTCTTCCAGCAGACTTGGTTATGCGAAGCAATTGGTTGAATTTAATGGGAAATCATTATTACAAAATGCGATAGATACTTCATGTTCAATTGGTTTTAAAACCAACATATTACTTCTGGGAGCAAGAGCAGAAGAGATAATAAGTAGTATAGACCCTAAGGACTTTGAGATCGTGATCAATAAGCAATGGAGAGAGGGAATGTCTGGCAGTATTAAAGAAGCTTTGAACAGGTCGCTGGAATTATACCAAGATCTGCAACATTTACTGATTCTTGTATCAGATCAGCCCTTCATTTGCAAAGAATCATTAGAGAAACTAATTGAAGTTCAGTTGAAAAGCAAAAGTCCGGCTACTTTTTCAGAGTATGTCGGTAATGTTGGAGTTCCTGCAATTTTTTCAGCGGAGGTTTTTCCATATTTAAATGAATTGAAGGGAGACCAGGGAGCGAAAAAACTAATTATGGATCATAAAATTGATTTCAAGACCGTAAAATTTGAAAAGGGAAATTTTGATGTGGATACGCAGGAAGATGTAGAATTATTAAAAAAGATGAAAAACGAATGA
- a CDS encoding ABC transporter ATP-binding protein, with translation MAKILSIQNLKKSYNSGSKELTVLENISFEIAEKETFAIVGPSGSGKTTLLGLCAGLDQPNSGTIELCGAIVNDLNEDQRAILRNQKVGFVFQDFQLIPTLTALENVAVPLELRGDRNATKAGMELLEKVGLGDRFDHYPSQLSGGEQQRVALARAFSTKPDILFADEPTGNLDEETGKKVVELLLELNRESGTTLVIVTHDMELARKTQRILRLKGGKVMETLNV, from the coding sequence ATGGCAAAAATTTTAAGCATTCAAAACCTGAAGAAAAGTTACAACAGTGGTTCAAAAGAATTAACCGTTCTGGAAAACATCAGTTTTGAAATTGCCGAAAAAGAAACTTTTGCTATTGTTGGACCTTCCGGAAGTGGAAAAACCACGCTCTTAGGTCTTTGTGCTGGATTAGATCAGCCAAATTCAGGAACAATAGAACTCTGCGGTGCTATTGTTAATGATCTTAATGAAGATCAAAGGGCCATATTAAGAAATCAGAAAGTAGGATTTGTATTTCAGGATTTTCAATTGATTCCCACGCTTACTGCTTTAGAAAATGTGGCTGTTCCATTAGAATTACGAGGGGATCGAAATGCAACCAAAGCCGGAATGGAACTTCTGGAAAAAGTTGGACTGGGAGATCGTTTTGATCATTATCCATCACAACTATCTGGAGGAGAACAACAACGCGTGGCACTTGCAAGAGCATTCAGTACTAAACCTGATATACTATTTGCAGATGAACCTACCGGTAATCTCGATGAGGAAACCGGAAAAAAAGTAGTTGAACTGCTTTTGGAATTGAACAGGGAATCTGGCACCACCCTCGTCATTGTTACCCACGACATGGAACTGGCCAGGAAAACACAGCGAATCCTAAGGTTAAAAGGAGGAAAAGTTATGGAAACCCTAAATGTGTAA
- a CDS encoding cysteine desulfurase family protein: protein MRNNKKIYLDYNATTPVDKRVVEAMLPYFTENFGNASSDHFSGWDAREGAELAREQISNLLNCKPTGITFTSGATEAANLALFGFCESNRSKGNHIITCKTEHKAILDCMQALENQGFEVTYLEVDSEGNIDLKELENAISQETILVCLMLANNETGLIHPMKEIERIVHQKGVKLMSDITQAVGKIPVDVKKLNLDIAVCSSHKLYGPKGVGALYINKKNDVMIGQTVFGGRQEKGIRPGTLNVPGIVGFGKAAEIAFSEMEADSKNVSELRKRMEVLLAEIETTAVNSNKSNRLPNTTNITFNNIDGNQLLRRLNKLAVSRSSACTSNTINPSHVLTAMGKNKHQALSSLRISLGKNTSLEDIEFAVSEIQKTVDQLKTATV from the coding sequence ATGAGAAATAATAAGAAGATATATCTTGATTACAATGCCACCACACCTGTTGATAAAAGGGTTGTCGAAGCTATGTTGCCATATTTTACTGAAAATTTTGGTAATGCAAGCAGTGATCATTTTTCGGGCTGGGATGCCAGGGAAGGTGCTGAGCTTGCAAGGGAACAAATTTCAAACCTACTGAACTGTAAACCTACCGGGATTACGTTCACTTCGGGAGCTACGGAGGCCGCAAACCTCGCTTTGTTTGGGTTTTGCGAAAGCAACAGATCTAAAGGAAATCATATTATTACCTGTAAAACGGAACATAAAGCTATTCTGGATTGCATGCAGGCGCTGGAAAATCAAGGTTTTGAGGTGACTTATTTAGAGGTCGATTCCGAGGGAAATATCGATTTGAAGGAATTAGAAAACGCTATTTCTCAGGAAACTATACTGGTATGTTTGATGCTTGCCAATAATGAAACAGGTCTTATCCATCCAATGAAAGAGATTGAAAGAATTGTTCATCAAAAAGGAGTGAAATTAATGAGCGATATCACTCAGGCGGTGGGAAAAATTCCGGTTGATGTCAAAAAATTGAATTTAGATATTGCGGTATGTTCTTCTCATAAATTGTATGGTCCTAAAGGAGTTGGAGCACTATATATCAATAAAAAGAATGATGTGATGATAGGTCAAACTGTATTTGGTGGCCGTCAGGAAAAAGGAATTCGTCCGGGAACTTTAAATGTTCCGGGAATTGTTGGTTTTGGAAAAGCTGCAGAAATTGCTTTTTCTGAGATGGAAGCTGATTCCAAAAATGTATCTGAATTGCGAAAAAGAATGGAAGTGCTTTTAGCTGAAATTGAAACAACTGCAGTTAATTCAAATAAATCAAACAGGTTGCCAAATACTACAAATATAACCTTCAATAATATTGATGGAAATCAGCTGCTTCGAAGATTGAACAAATTAGCTGTTTCTCGCAGTTCAGCCTGTACTTCAAATACTATCAATCCATCGCATGTATTAACGGCAATGGGAAAAAACAAACACCAGGCTTTATCATCTTTAAGAATAAGCCTTGGAAAAAATACAAGTTTAGAAGATATCGAATTCGCAGTTTCTGAAATTCAAAAAACAGTTGATCAATTAAAAACTGCAACAGTATGA
- a CDS encoding molybdenum cofactor biosynthesis protein MoaE, translating into MDKKDKKKPKKVFVHGGIPPEKIATSIANHQSKTNIGAHSIFLGQIRADEIDGKTVSGIDYSAYEEMAESVFHEIRESAFAKFDITCAHIYHSLGAVRTGEICLFVFTSSVHRKIAIEACNHFVEEIKTKVPIFGKEIFEDETHQWKVNK; encoded by the coding sequence ATGGATAAGAAAGATAAGAAGAAACCAAAAAAAGTATTCGTTCATGGGGGCATTCCACCGGAAAAGATCGCCACTTCCATAGCGAATCATCAATCAAAGACTAATATAGGTGCTCATAGCATATTTCTTGGTCAGATAAGAGCTGATGAAATTGATGGAAAAACGGTAAGTGGCATAGATTATTCAGCTTACGAAGAAATGGCTGAAAGCGTTTTTCATGAGATAAGAGAGTCAGCTTTTGCGAAATTTGATATTACCTGCGCTCATATTTACCATAGCCTGGGAGCAGTGAGAACTGGTGAAATATGTCTTTTTGTGTTTACTTCTTCTGTCCACAGGAAAATAGCCATAGAAGCTTGTAATCATTTTGTAGAAGAGATCAAGACAAAAGTACCCATTTTCGGAAAAGAGATTTTCGAAGATGAAACTCACCAATGGAAAGTAAATAAATAG
- a CDS encoding HesA/MoeB/ThiF family protein, producing the protein MRYDRQIKLDEVGVAGQEKLQKASVLIVGVGGLGCPAAQYLAGAGIGRIGLIDHDRISLSNLHRQLLFTEEDIGKSKAAVAKQRLQMINSKLEIDVFQESLNVDNAENLFQLYDIILDGTDNFETKYLINDACVLAGKPWVYASIYKNEGQLSVFNYQEGPSYRCLFPKTTKQNISCEETGVLGVTPGIFGIMQAAEILKIILGAGNVLSGKLKLINILSAQDQILSISKRPEEIEKIKNHGIIPMTIECKIYDETKIFLDIREIFEQPKVISEKVIQIPLSELEDRFEEIPKQEEVLVFCQSGKRSKKVVDLLSTAFDFKNLINVEGGVETILQKDYAED; encoded by the coding sequence ATGAGATACGACAGACAGATAAAATTAGATGAAGTTGGAGTTGCTGGACAGGAAAAACTCCAGAAAGCCAGTGTACTGATTGTTGGTGTTGGTGGCCTTGGCTGTCCTGCTGCACAGTATTTGGCGGGAGCTGGGATAGGTAGAATTGGACTGATAGACCATGACCGGATTTCCCTGTCTAATCTTCATAGACAGTTATTGTTTACTGAGGAGGATATAGGAAAATCAAAAGCGGCTGTGGCGAAACAACGGCTTCAAATGATCAATTCAAAACTGGAAATTGATGTTTTCCAGGAATCATTAAATGTGGATAATGCTGAAAATCTATTTCAGTTATATGATATTATCCTTGATGGCACAGACAATTTTGAAACAAAATATTTGATCAATGATGCCTGTGTTTTAGCTGGAAAACCCTGGGTGTACGCTTCAATTTATAAGAATGAAGGGCAGCTTTCAGTGTTTAATTATCAGGAAGGACCTTCTTATCGATGCCTTTTTCCAAAGACAACAAAACAAAATATAAGCTGTGAAGAGACTGGTGTTCTTGGTGTTACACCAGGAATTTTTGGTATCATGCAGGCCGCGGAAATTTTAAAGATAATCCTGGGAGCAGGAAATGTTCTTTCGGGAAAATTGAAACTGATAAATATTTTATCTGCTCAGGATCAAATCTTATCAATTTCAAAGCGACCGGAGGAGATCGAAAAGATCAAAAATCACGGAATCATTCCGATGACGATTGAATGCAAAATTTATGATGAGACAAAAATTTTCCTGGATATTAGGGAGATTTTTGAGCAACCAAAGGTTATTTCAGAAAAAGTTATTCAGATTCCGCTGAGTGAACTTGAAGATCGCTTTGAGGAAATTCCAAAGCAGGAAGAAGTTCTGGTCTTTTGCCAGTCGGGGAAACGAAGTAAAAAAGTAGTGGATCTATTAAGCACAGCATTCGACTTTAAAAATCTAATAAACGTAGAAGGAGGAGTAGAAACAATTTTACAGAAGGACTATGCTGAAGACTAA
- a CDS encoding LysR family transcriptional regulator translates to MKKIKFKCWIEDNNEKFYGPGPNELLKRIQSEGSLSKAAEQMHMSYKKAWEMVQRLNHHSDEPLVILKKGGQHGGGAEVTPHAIMIMDQYESLQKKLAELIDEEENLLKILK, encoded by the coding sequence ATGAAAAAGATCAAATTTAAATGCTGGATTGAAGATAATAATGAGAAGTTTTATGGGCCGGGTCCCAATGAGCTTTTAAAGAGAATTCAAAGTGAAGGTTCCCTTTCTAAAGCTGCTGAGCAAATGCATATGTCTTATAAAAAGGCCTGGGAAATGGTTCAGCGTTTAAACCATCATTCAGATGAACCTTTGGTGATTCTGAAAAAAGGCGGGCAGCACGGAGGTGGTGCAGAAGTTACCCCTCATGCTATAATGATCATGGACCAATATGAAAGTCTTCAAAAGAAGTTGGCAGAATTGATTGATGAGGAAGAGAATTTATTAAAGATTTTGAAATAG
- a CDS encoding arylesterase: MRSFTLFLSLFMFVTLLSCGDSSKKEEKQASENAVENEQDNEEQKKVILFFGDSLTAGYGLEEGEGFPEILQQKIDSLGLSYQVMNAGLSGETTSGGKNRIDWVLKQNVEIFVLELGANDGLRGIPIAETRKNLQDIIDYVESQNPDIKIILAGMQIPPNMGQDYTKDFKQIFPDLAEKNDVYLIPFLLEDVAGIPQLNQQDGIHPNAEAQQILAENVWDVLKEVVQQ; the protein is encoded by the coding sequence ATGAGAAGCTTCACATTGTTTTTATCATTGTTCATGTTCGTCACTCTTTTGTCTTGTGGTGACTCTTCAAAAAAAGAAGAAAAACAGGCTTCTGAAAATGCAGTAGAAAACGAGCAAGATAACGAGGAGCAGAAGAAGGTGATACTTTTCTTTGGAGATAGTCTTACAGCAGGATACGGTCTTGAAGAAGGTGAAGGATTTCCTGAAATTCTTCAGCAAAAAATAGATTCTTTAGGACTGTCTTATCAAGTGATGAATGCCGGTTTGAGCGGAGAAACTACTTCAGGTGGGAAAAACAGGATAGACTGGGTGCTTAAACAAAATGTGGAAATTTTTGTACTTGAACTTGGAGCAAATGATGGTCTACGTGGAATTCCGATAGCTGAAACCAGAAAAAATCTTCAGGATATTATAGATTATGTGGAATCCCAGAATCCTGATATTAAGATCATCCTGGCCGGAATGCAAATTCCTCCAAATATGGGACAGGATTATACAAAAGATTTCAAGCAGATTTTTCCTGATTTAGCAGAAAAGAATGATGTCTATTTAATTCCTTTTTTACTCGAAGATGTAGCAGGTATTCCACAATTAAATCAACAGGACGGGATACATCCCAATGCAGAAGCACAGCAGATACTGGCAGAGAATGTTTGGGATGTTTTAAAAGAGGTGGTTCAGCAATAA
- a CDS encoding XdhC/CoxI family protein, producing MRELEMIIARYNSLKVSGTDCVLATLVHIEGSSYRNAGARMLVDEFGNITGAISGGCLEGDALQKALHALHQQKNKLITYDTSDEDDAVIGAQLGCNGVIQVLFEPLDYKDHLNPCELLKKVITQAHSLAIVVQFNLERSKDQPGTILLVDKNLRYTGKPPDEDPLGLILNQAEITLENNRNRFAEFSKDGEKQQLFIQNYEPPVKLILVGAGNDAQILAKQADLLGWEVIVTDGRPTHANKDRFAGSCQVIITKPEETLENIQIDDRSCFVLMSHNYNYDLSVLKILLNEEQIPYIGILGPLKKYKRMLEDLENEAYDPGEKTLAKIHAPVGLEIGAETPAEIGLSILAEIQTVITKTSARPLREKLGPIHEKKNNQFKQVEI from the coding sequence ATGAGAGAATTGGAGATGATCATCGCAAGATATAATTCACTAAAAGTATCTGGAACTGACTGTGTTTTGGCCACTCTTGTGCATATTGAAGGTTCATCTTACCGAAATGCGGGCGCTAGAATGCTGGTAGATGAATTTGGGAATATTACCGGAGCTATTAGTGGTGGTTGCCTGGAAGGAGATGCACTTCAAAAAGCTTTACACGCTTTACATCAGCAAAAAAACAAATTGATCACTTATGATACCAGTGATGAGGATGATGCGGTTATAGGTGCACAATTAGGTTGCAATGGAGTTATCCAGGTTTTATTTGAGCCTTTAGATTATAAGGATCATTTAAACCCCTGCGAACTGCTGAAAAAAGTAATTACGCAGGCACATTCATTGGCAATTGTGGTACAATTCAATTTAGAAAGATCAAAAGATCAGCCTGGAACAATTTTACTGGTTGATAAAAATTTGAGATACACTGGAAAACCACCAGATGAAGATCCATTAGGTCTTATTTTGAATCAGGCTGAAATCACACTCGAGAATAATAGAAATCGGTTTGCTGAATTTTCAAAGGACGGTGAAAAGCAGCAGCTATTTATTCAGAATTATGAACCTCCGGTAAAATTAATTCTGGTAGGAGCCGGAAATGATGCACAGATATTAGCTAAACAAGCTGATCTTCTTGGCTGGGAAGTGATCGTTACCGATGGAAGACCAACACATGCTAATAAAGATCGCTTTGCTGGTTCATGTCAGGTAATTATTACTAAACCTGAAGAAACACTGGAAAATATTCAGATTGATGATCGAAGTTGTTTCGTCCTGATGAGCCATAATTATAATTATGACCTGTCAGTTCTGAAAATATTATTGAATGAAGAGCAGATACCATATATAGGAATTCTTGGTCCTTTAAAAAAGTATAAAAGAATGCTCGAGGATTTAGAGAACGAAGCTTATGATCCTGGCGAGAAAACTTTAGCAAAGATCCATGCCCCGGTTGGGCTCGAAATCGGTGCCGAAACCCCGGCGGAAATCGGACTTTCCATATTAGCTGAAATACAAACTGTAATTACTAAAACAAGTGCAAGACCCTTAAGAGAAAAGTTGGGCCCGATACACGAAAAAAAGAACAATCAATTTAAGCAGGTAGAAATTTGA
- a CDS encoding (2Fe-2S)-binding protein, giving the protein MAEFNISINGKKHKLDVDPNTPLLWVLRDHLNMVGTKYGCGIAQCGACTVHFNGSAVRSCQLPISSAADNEITTIEGLSENGDHPVQKAWLEHDVPQCGYCQAGQIMSASALLKRNPRPSDAEIENAMNGNICRCGTYTRIKAAIKTASDSQIA; this is encoded by the coding sequence ATGGCAGAATTTAATATTAGCATCAATGGGAAGAAGCATAAGCTCGATGTTGATCCCAATACTCCGTTATTATGGGTTTTAAGAGATCATTTAAATATGGTGGGCACCAAATACGGTTGTGGAATTGCGCAATGCGGTGCCTGTACCGTACATTTTAATGGTTCTGCTGTAAGATCCTGTCAGCTTCCAATATCCTCAGCTGCAGATAATGAAATTACTACTATTGAAGGGCTTTCAGAAAATGGGGATCATCCTGTTCAAAAAGCCTGGCTGGAGCATGATGTGCCTCAATGCGGTTATTGCCAGGCTGGCCAGATCATGTCTGCTTCGGCTTTACTAAAACGCAATCCCCGCCCGAGCGATGCAGAAATTGAGAATGCCATGAATGGGAACATTTGCCGCTGCGGAACATATACCAGAATAAAAGCTGCGATTAAAACAGCTTCAGATTCACAGATAGCCTAA